A region from the Haladaptatus sp. R4 genome encodes:
- a CDS encoding sulfite exporter TauE/SafE family protein, translating into MLPEPTTLTILVVIAFLSGVGITAVGPGGIFITVALFALTDVSSSVVAGTAMTTFVFTGLLGTFTYVRSGELRSRSGRRLAVLVTVPSVVGAVLGAFANTILAAGSFGTMLTAFTALVGVTIVYRERRGLGSKWSFDHDSAVGVAVFGGIGLCIGVVGGLLGVGGPVIAVPVLVVLGVSMLDALAAAQVQSVFLSAFAAMTYLTQGAVSVPLAVAVGVPELLGVVVGWRVAHCVEPSRLKLALGASLVATGLALALF; encoded by the coding sequence ATGCTCCCCGAACCGACGACGCTGACGATTCTCGTCGTCATCGCGTTCCTCTCGGGCGTCGGTATCACCGCCGTCGGCCCCGGCGGAATCTTCATCACGGTCGCCCTGTTCGCGCTCACGGACGTCTCGTCGTCCGTCGTCGCCGGGACGGCGATGACGACGTTCGTGTTCACGGGTCTCCTCGGAACGTTCACGTACGTCCGTTCCGGCGAACTCCGGTCGCGCTCGGGACGACGACTCGCGGTTCTCGTGACGGTTCCGAGCGTCGTCGGTGCCGTCCTCGGGGCGTTCGCCAACACGATTCTCGCCGCTGGTTCGTTCGGCACCATGCTGACGGCGTTCACCGCCCTCGTCGGCGTCACCATCGTCTATCGGGAGCGACGCGGCCTCGGTTCGAAGTGGTCGTTCGACCACGATTCGGCGGTCGGCGTCGCGGTATTCGGCGGTATCGGCCTCTGTATCGGCGTTGTGGGTGGATTGCTCGGCGTCGGCGGTCCGGTCATCGCCGTCCCCGTCCTCGTCGTGCTGGGCGTCTCAATGCTCGACGCGCTGGCGGCCGCGCAGGTCCAGTCGGTGTTCCTATCGGCGTTCGCGGCGATGACCTACCTGACGCAGGGTGCCGTGTCGGTTCCGCTGGCCGTCGCGGTCGGCGTCCCCGAACTCCTCGGTGTCGTCGTCGGGTGGCGGGTCGCCCACTGCGTCGAACCGTCCCGACTCAAACTCGCGCTCGGTGCGTCACTCGTCGCCACCGGACTCGCACTCGCGCTGTTCTGA
- a CDS encoding MFS transporter → MGRVADHLGTPIALVIAGVGLVVGLVGGIHWRIPETDDLDLRPSADWFDPRTEFEPDPDTGPVLVSVEYRIDPATADDFLAAVEKLGRVRRRNGARYWNVFRDTETDDRYLEVYFTGTWMAHLREHERVSVADREIQSRAVSFHVGDEPPQVSHFISGTDEY, encoded by the coding sequence GTGGGGCGCGTCGCCGACCACCTCGGCACGCCGATAGCGCTCGTCATCGCAGGAGTCGGGTTGGTCGTCGGCCTCGTCGGGGGGATTCACTGGCGAATTCCCGAGACGGACGACCTCGACCTGCGACCCTCCGCGGACTGGTTCGACCCCAGAACGGAGTTCGAACCGGACCCCGACACCGGCCCCGTGCTCGTGAGCGTCGAGTATCGAATCGACCCGGCGACGGCGGACGATTTTCTGGCGGCCGTGGAGAAATTGGGGCGCGTTCGGCGGCGGAACGGGGCGCGATACTGGAACGTGTTCCGCGACACCGAAACCGACGACCGTTACCTCGAAGTGTACTTCACGGGGACGTGGATGGCCCACCTCCGCGAACACGAGCGCGTGTCGGTAGCCGACCGGGAGATACAGAGCCGAGCGGTGTCGTTTCACGTCGGCGACGAACCGCCGCAGGTATCGCACTTCATCTCGGGGACGGACGAATACTGA
- the galK gene encoding galactokinase, producing MNLIGGHTDYNDGFVLPVAIDRRTEIAVRPRTGTRVSTDRTVRAYSTNFDESREFSLDSSPSEGSSWLGYIEGIARELAEGAPGVSGFDLVVDGDVPMGSGLSSSASLELATATALNEAWDLDYTPTELADLGWRVEREFVGVECGIMDQFVVALGERDHALFLDCRTRNYERHSLDGDVRVVVTNTNVEHELVDSAYNERVAQCAEGVELLDEALGEDVSALRDVSVAEFEAVGDELPETIRERCGHVVYENERRSRGRERARNRRDGTRRGTDERIPPGPFRDSYEVSCPELDFVVEVAGDIDAELGSRMTGAGFGGCVVSLVREESVESFAETVREAYLAETGIEPDVFPCASPTAHGSKRDLRIEGVTGSVRPDRPYHRFR from the coding sequence GTGAACCTCATCGGCGGACACACGGACTACAACGACGGCTTCGTGCTTCCCGTCGCGATCGATCGGCGAACCGAAATCGCGGTGCGCCCCCGCACCGGGACCCGCGTCAGTACCGACCGTACCGTCCGGGCGTACTCGACGAACTTCGACGAGAGTCGTGAGTTCTCCCTCGATTCGTCCCCGAGCGAGGGATCATCGTGGCTCGGCTACATCGAGGGAATCGCCCGGGAACTCGCCGAGGGAGCGCCGGGAGTTTCGGGGTTCGACCTCGTCGTGGACGGCGACGTTCCGATGGGCAGCGGCCTCTCGTCGTCGGCCTCGCTCGAACTGGCGACCGCGACGGCGCTGAACGAGGCGTGGGACCTCGATTACACCCCGACCGAACTCGCGGACCTCGGTTGGCGGGTCGAACGGGAGTTCGTCGGCGTCGAGTGCGGCATCATGGACCAGTTCGTCGTCGCGCTCGGAGAGCGGGACCACGCGCTGTTTCTCGACTGCCGCACCCGAAACTACGAGCGCCACTCGCTGGACGGGGACGTTCGGGTCGTCGTGACGAACACGAACGTCGAACACGAGTTGGTCGATTCCGCGTACAACGAACGGGTCGCCCAGTGTGCGGAGGGCGTCGAACTGCTGGACGAGGCGCTCGGCGAGGACGTAAGCGCACTGCGCGACGTGTCGGTCGCCGAGTTCGAGGCGGTCGGGGACGAACTTCCGGAGACGATACGAGAGCGGTGCGGACACGTCGTGTACGAGAACGAGCGCCGTTCGCGAGGCCGCGAACGCGCTCGAAACCGGCGAGATGGGACGCGTCGGGGAACTGATGAACGAATCCCACCGGGGCCATTCCGCGACTCCTACGAAGTCAGCTGCCCGGAACTGGATTTTGTGGTCGAGGTGGCGGGCGACATCGACGCCGAACTCGGTTCGCGGATGACCGGTGCTGGATTCGGCGGGTGTGTCGTGAGCCTCGTCCGGGAGGAATCCGTCGAATCCTTCGCGGAAACCGTTCGGGAGGCGTATCTCGCCGAAACCGGCATCGAACCCGACGTCTTCCCGTGCGCGTCGCCGACGGCGCACGGGTCGAAGCGGGACTTGAGGATTGAGGGGGTAACGGGGAGCGTTCGTCCCGATAGACCGTACCATCGATTCCGCTGA
- a CDS encoding O-methyltransferase, protein MTEILPDETKRFVRAAVAEPDETLQAMEERGEDFPTVGREVGQFLRLLAYAVDAERIFEFGSGFGYSAYWFAEALPEDGEIVLTEYDADELDEAREYLEAGGFADRATFENGDANEIVDHHDGPFDVVLIDHNKDGYPEAWESIREKVAPGGVVIADNAMVAGRQDFDAILDAIEGGNPEMNENTRGIVEYLLAVRDDPDFETSAIPLGEGIAVSYRR, encoded by the coding sequence ATGACGGAAATCCTTCCGGACGAGACGAAACGCTTCGTACGTGCCGCGGTCGCCGAACCGGACGAAACCCTGCAAGCGATGGAGGAGCGCGGCGAGGACTTCCCGACCGTCGGTCGGGAAGTCGGGCAGTTTCTGCGGTTGCTCGCGTACGCGGTGGACGCCGAGCGAATTTTCGAGTTCGGGTCGGGGTTCGGCTACTCGGCCTACTGGTTCGCCGAGGCGCTGCCGGAGGACGGAGAAATCGTCCTCACGGAGTACGACGCGGACGAACTCGACGAGGCCCGTGAGTACCTCGAAGCGGGCGGGTTCGCCGACCGCGCCACCTTCGAGAACGGCGACGCGAACGAAATCGTCGATCATCACGATGGCCCGTTCGACGTGGTGCTCATCGACCACAACAAGGATGGCTATCCCGAAGCGTGGGAGTCGATCCGAGAGAAAGTCGCACCCGGGGGTGTCGTCATCGCCGACAACGCGATGGTCGCCGGGCGGCAGGACTTCGACGCGATTCTCGACGCCATCGAAGGTGGAAACCCGGAAATGAACGAGAACACCCGCGGCATCGTGGAGTATCTGCTGGCGGTGCGCGACGACCCCGACTTCGAGACGAGCGCGATTCCACTGGGCGAGGGAATCGCCGTGAGTTATCGACGATAA
- a CDS encoding creatininase family protein, giving the protein MYLADQAWPDLGDYVAEESVAVVPLGSTEQHGPHLPLATDHLIAEALAREAADRAGYLCTPTINVGVSTHHMQFHGTMSVDPPQFRDYVESFSRNLTYHGIDRIVYVNAHGGNMEHLREVGRRLRQDEVAFAVEWMWDESIPELVSSIFEHNGPHGGPKETAMIMHIAPELVHEDRLAEARDDGLMDISAGNLTKHGARNFYDAIDNSENGVFGDQTDATPEKGAEIFEAATEQLVQLLDWLDDARFSDLMAKPHVDPQPGSRRD; this is encoded by the coding sequence ATGTACCTCGCCGACCAAGCGTGGCCGGACCTCGGGGACTACGTCGCGGAGGAATCCGTCGCCGTCGTCCCGTTGGGTTCGACCGAACAGCACGGCCCGCATCTCCCACTCGCCACCGACCACCTCATCGCCGAAGCGTTGGCCCGCGAGGCGGCCGACCGGGCGGGCTACCTCTGCACGCCGACGATAAACGTCGGCGTCAGCACGCATCACATGCAGTTCCACGGGACGATGTCGGTGGACCCGCCACAGTTCCGCGATTACGTCGAGAGTTTTTCGCGCAACCTCACCTACCACGGTATCGACCGCATCGTCTACGTCAACGCCCACGGCGGCAACATGGAGCACTTGCGTGAGGTCGGACGGCGACTGCGGCAGGACGAAGTCGCCTTCGCCGTCGAGTGGATGTGGGACGAATCGATTCCGGAACTCGTGAGCAGCATCTTCGAACACAACGGTCCGCACGGCGGTCCGAAGGAGACGGCGATGATCATGCACATCGCGCCGGAACTCGTGCACGAGGACCGACTGGCGGAGGCCCGCGACGACGGATTGATGGACATCTCGGCCGGAAACCTCACGAAGCACGGCGCGCGGAACTTCTACGACGCCATCGACAACAGCGAAAATGGCGTGTTCGGCGACCAGACCGACGCGACGCCCGAGAAAGGGGCCGAGATTTTCGAGGCGGCGACTGAGCAGTTGGTGCAGTTGCTCGACTGGTTGGACGACGCCCGTTTTTCGGACCTGATGGCGAAACCGCACGTGGACCCGCAACCCGGCAGTCGGCGGGACTGA